The genomic segment ACCACCACTCGCACCACTAAAATTATGCGACCATAAAACTGAACCATTAGAATCACATTTTACAGTGTAACACTTATCAAATATACTACTACCAGTCCCAGTAGACCCTGTAATAATAATGTCACCTTTATAATTTGTCGTTACCCCTTTAGCCTTGCTACCACCACTCCCAATTGTCTTTGCCCACTTAACTGCACCTGAAGAACTATACTTTACTGTGTAGTAACCAGTTCCTGTAACTACAAAGTTGTTATTACTATCTACTCCTACCGCATAAGCTTTATTTCCATCTTCTACTGTATCGGACCAGATAATTTCGCCTGACGGGTTATATTTTACAGTGTAATAATCAGTGTAATCGGAAGTCCCTGATGCCCCTGTAACGATGATATTATTATACTTATCTGTAGCCACTCCATAAGCCCAGCTTACTTCGTTATTCTTGAGTGTATCTGCCCATATGATATTGCCAGCCGGGTTATATTTTAATGTGTGATAGCCACTAGTATCAGTAAGGCTTCTCAAGTACCCTCCAGTAACGATGATATTATTATTCTTATCTATAGCTATTTCTTCTGAACAATTGAGATAGCCACCCCTTACTGTATCTGCCCAAATAAGTGTAAAAGATGAGTTATATTTTGCAGTGTAGAAAGCACTTGATGAAATATATCCTGTGACGACAATATTTCCATTACTATCCATTGCTATAGCTTTAGGCTCATAGCCATAAGTAGTGTCAATTTTAATGATTGTGCCAGCTGAATTATATTTTATGATAAGTTGACAAGCCTTGTCATTAATGTAAGAGTATGCCAAAATAATAATGTTTCCATTGCCGTCTAACACCACATCCTCAGCCCAATCATGCTCACTCCACGGCTTGAGTGTATCTACCCACTCTATCGTGTAATCGTCACCAAATACTGCAGCAGAGAAAAGTATCAGTATAAATAATAAAGCTAAAAATGTATTTTTAACCATGCTCCCCCTTTTCATTAAGCCATTATTTTAACTTAATCACCTTTTTATTAATAACCTGTAATTGAGACTCAAGCTTTAAAAAATAGATGCCATTTGATAACCCATCACTGCTCCAATCAACTGAATGATAGCCAGTCTCTTTCTTTGTGTCCACAAGTATAGCTATGAGCTCACCACTGCAATTGTATACCTTAAGTGAAACTTTTTCAGCTGTTGGTATTCTATAGTTTATTATAGCTCTCGATGAGAACGGATTAGGATAAATTTCCAATTCAGTATTCGGTGCTTTAGTCTTTACACTTTCTTCAATTCCAAGCTCTCCAAATTTTACAGTTAAAAAGTTGTCATTTTTTGTTGTTGTCGCTATAAAATCATTGTAAGGGTCGATAGCTACACCTTTAAAGGCACGAGCGCCTTGGTAGCTATATTCCCAAAGTAACTCACCTTCAGCCGAATATCTAAGGATATTAGGTCCATTAAGAATGGTCCGCCCTACAACAATGACATTGCCAAAAGAATCTACATCAACACCAAAGCCTTCATCACGTTCACCTGTATCATAGAGCTTTGCCCATAAAACATTTAAATCAGGTGTATATTTGATAGTAAGCCAATCGTAGCTATGTGTTCCTATATATGGATATGTCCCTGTAAGGATGATGTTATTCCATCTATCTACAGTAATGCCATAACCTGTCTCAATTGGCACAAGGTTTGGGTCAAAATCTGAAGTGAGATACCAATCACCTTCAAGGGACGCACCATCACAATCGTATTTATAAGTTGGAATACCCGGATGCCAGATTGGAATTGTCAAAAAGATACCACCTGTCACAACCACATTCTTATCGCTATCTGTAGCCACGCCATAACCCGTTAAGCCAAACTCCTGGTTAATAGTCTTCTTCCAAACAAAATTACCCTCAGGTGAATACTTAATGATTAGAATTCTTGGACTCGCAGGGTCATCAGGCCATATTGAAATCCATCCTGTCCCAACAATCCTATTGTCATTATCAGTTGTAATACCTTTAAGACCAGCTGAGTGCCAGCCCTCTGAAGTGTAAGTCCTTGTCCAGAGAAACTCACCAGTTGAATCATATTTAACTATTCGACACACCAATGAATCATATCCAAATATGGAATAGCCGCCTACAATGATATTATCAAGCTCATCTGTAGCTACACCATATGCCATATCCCGGCCTTCAACCTTAAACTGCCTCGCCCACAAAAGCTCACCACTCTGAGTATACTTAAGAGTGAGAAAATCAGTATCCCCCGCACATGTATAGCCTGCTACTATAATATTACCTTTATTGTCTATAGCTACTCCATTAGCTTCATCCTTATAGCCTGAATCATACTCCCTTTCCCATAGTACCTGGGGCTGTGAGTATGCAATTTGCACAACTAACCCAAATGTATAGATAAAGTATGGACGAAATAATTTACTAATCATAACCCCTCCATAAATAGCTCTTTAGTAACATCCTTTATCCAGCCTTTGCCTAACTCAACCGTATAACAGTCTGTGTTTTTCACAAGGTCAAAAATAAAATCTATCCGCTTCCTATCATCGGCGCAGAATGCTATTACTGGAGCAAAATTAAATTTGTCTCCAAGTATACGACAGAGCACATTTTTTTTCCCTATGCTTTTAACTTTCAATCCTTGGCAGTTGGAAAAATGAGGTAAAAATATTTTGTGTAAAATGCTCTTATCTGAATAGGTAAAACTTCGTGAACTATTAGTATCTCCATTATCCACAATTGGACTCAAGTTGGGATAAAACTGCGCGCGTTTATGGTTCACTTTAGGCAAGTCTAAGAAAAAAGGAAATATATTCCATCCTACTTTATCTTGTTTCAGCAACACCTTATCAT from the bacterium genome contains:
- a CDS encoding FlgD immunoglobulin-like domain containing protein, with protein sequence MVKNTFLALLFILILFSAAVFGDDYTIEWVDTLKPWSEHDWAEDVVLDGNGNIIILAYSYINDKACQLIIKYNSAGTIIKIDTTYGYEPKAIAMDSNGNIVVTGYISSSAFYTAKYNSSFTLIWADTVRGGYLNCSEEIAIDKNNNIIVTGGYLRSLTDTSGYHTLKYNPAGNIIWADTLKNNEVSWAYGVATDKYNNIIVTGASGTSDYTDYYTVKYNPSGEIIWSDTVEDGNKAYAVGVDSNNNFVVTGTGYYTVKYSSSGAVKWAKTIGSGGSKAKGVTTNYKGDIIITGSTGTGSSIFDKCYTVKCDSNGSVLWSHNFSGASGGGIRGGCGNGVAVDKNDNIIVVGRLVRDDKSECFVIKYKYSPSGVMTETSMKPSVKFEIWPNPFSRTTVIRYESCVVGHASASKHTTQNAQHMTLRIYDLTGRLVKSFPLLDSRYSILNSVTWDGSDESGNRLPSGIYFCKLFTESCGQAGENSITKQLFLLR
- a CDS encoding T9SS type A sorting domain-containing protein produces the protein MISKLFRPYFIYTFGLVVQIAYSQPQVLWEREYDSGYKDEANGVAIDNKGNIIVAGYTCAGDTDFLTLKYTQSGELLWARQFKVEGRDMAYGVATDELDNIIVGGYSIFGYDSLVCRIVKYDSTGEFLWTRTYTSEGWHSAGLKGITTDNDNRIVGTGWISIWPDDPASPRILIIKYSPEGNFVWKKTINQEFGLTGYGVATDSDKNVVVTGGIFLTIPIWHPGIPTYKYDCDGASLEGDWYLTSDFDPNLVPIETGYGITVDRWNNIILTGTYPYIGTHSYDWLTIKYTPDLNVLWAKLYDTGERDEGFGVDVDSFGNVIVVGRTILNGPNILRYSAEGELLWEYSYQGARAFKGVAIDPYNDFIATTTKNDNFLTVKFGELGIEESVKTKAPNTELEIYPNPFSSRAIINYRIPTAEKVSLKVYNCSGELIAILVDTKKETGYHSVDWSSDGLSNGIYFLKLESQLQVINKKVIKLK